One window of the Oncorhynchus clarkii lewisi isolate Uvic-CL-2024 chromosome 19, UVic_Ocla_1.0, whole genome shotgun sequence genome contains the following:
- the LOC139374242 gene encoding leucine-rich repeat and immunoglobulin-like domain-containing nogo receptor-interacting protein 2, with product MRRSALYHCYPLLGGAVLLLLVSCVLGCPARCDCSAQTKSVSCHRKRLPTIPEGIPIETRLLDLSKNKLRSITPDNFSSFLQLEDLDLSDNLIGVVEPGSFKFQLSLRSLNFHSNLLQLVPAGVLSGLANLTSLDLSHNRLVVLLDHGFQDLRRLMSLEVGDNELVFISQRAFTGLLGLQSLTLERCNLTVVPTDALGHLHSLVELRLRHLGIGALKPYSFKRLPHLRHLEIDYWPWLEVFPALSLHGLNLTTLTVTNTNLSSFPGPALRNLPYLTHLNLSFCRIQHIQQGVLDKLPRLQELHLRGAQLAYIEPLAFLALPNLRMLDVSHNQLDSVEQAVFASPDSLQTLLMGGNPLVCDCRLLWLLSGRKPPLLQLPDPQPECSAPERIRGKPLRDLKEPLVSRYVTCTKPRIGPNTTQLLLTEEGQPVWLNCIADGAPRPSMAWVTPHRRYVTAKSTGRVTVHTNGTLEIKAAELHDNGVYLCVASNAAGNASMSASLAVKSLGISDRSLYTNKSGLLADSNGTWANGTLLYNMTNPIDLKTIIISTAMGCLSFLGVVIFCFLLLFAWSRGKGRHKSNFDIEYVPRKSNGTAAEANETSGPRRVNMKMI from the coding sequence ATGCGGCGCTCTGCCCTGTACCACTGCTACCCTCTTCTGGGCGGGGCTGTACTGCTCTTGCTGGTTAGCTGCGTCCTGGGTTGCCCCGCTCGCTGCGACTGCTCCGCCCAGACCAAGTCAGTCAGCTGCCACCGCAAAAGACTGCCTACCATCCCCGAGGGCATCCCCATTGAGACTCGGCTTCTGGATCTGAGCAAGAACAAACTGCGGAGCATTACACCAGACAACTTCTCCTCCTTTCTACAGCTCGAGGATCTAGACCTCAGCGATAACCTGATAGGCGTGGTCGAACCGGGCTCCTTCAAATTTCAGCTTTCCCTGCGCTCGCTGAACTTCCACAGCAACCTCCTCCAGCTGGTCCCCGCCGGTGTGCTCTCTGGCCTGGCCAACCTCACCAGTCTGGACCTCAGCCACAACCGGTTGGTGGTGCTGCTGGACCACGGCTTCCAGGACCTTCGGAGGCTGATGTCACTGGAGGTGGGTGACAATGAGCTGGTGTTCATCTCCCAGAGGGCCTTTACTGGCCTGCTGGGCCTACAGAGCCTCACCCTGGAGCGCTGCAACCTGACTGTTGTGCCCACTGATGCCCTGGGGCACCTACATAGCCTGGTGGAACTCCGCCTGCGTCACCTGGGCATTGGTGCCCTGAAGCCCTACTCCTTCAAAAGACTTCCCCACCTTCGCCACCTGGAGATTGACTACTGGCCCTGGCTGGAAGTCTTCCCCGCTCTGTCGCTACACGGTCTCAACCTCACCACACTCACCGTCACCAACACTAACCTGTCCTCTTTTCCCGGCCCTGCTCTACGCAACCTGCCCTACCTCACGCACCTAAACTTATCCTTCTGCCGCATCCAGCACATCCAGCAAGGGGTGCTAGACAAGCTTCCACGACTGCAGGAGTTGCACCTGCGAGGGGCTCAGCTGGCTTACATTGAACCCCTGGCCTTCCTGGCACTACCAAACCTGCGCATGTTGGATGTGTCGCACAACCAGCTGGACTCTGTGGAGCAAGCTGTGTTTGCGTCCCCTGACAGCCTGCAGACGCTGCTTATGGGGGGGAACCCTCTGGTGTGCGACTGCCGGCTCCTATGGCTGCTGAGTGGCCGGAAGCCACCCTTGCTGCAGCTCCCTGACCCCCAGCCCGAGTGCAGTGCCCCTGAGCGCATCCGTGGGAAACCCTTGCGGGACCTCAAGGAGCCGCTGGTGTCACGGTATGTGACCTGCACCAAGCCACGGATCGGGCCCAACACCACCCAGCTGCTGCTGACAGAAGAGGGGCAGCCTGTCTGGCTCAACTGCATAGCAGACGGGGCTCCACGACCATCCATGGCCTGGGTGACGCCACACAGACGCTATGTCACAGCCAAAAGCACCGGGAGGGTGACAGTCCATACCAACGGCACCCTGGAGATTAAGGCTGCGGAGCTGCACGACAatggtgtgtacctgtgtgtggcCAGTAATGCGGCGGGCAATGCCAGCATGTCAGCCTCGCTGGCTGTGAAGAGCCTGGGCATCAGCGATAGATCACTCTACACCAACAAGAGCGGACTCCTGGCGGACTCCAACGGGACCTGGGCCAACGGCACCCTCCTGTACAATATGACAAACCCCATAGACCTGAAGACCATCATCATCTCCACAGCCATGGGCTGCCTGTCTTTCCTGGGCGTGGTCATCTTCTGTTTCCTCCTCCTGTTTGCCTGGAGTCGTGGGAAGGGAAGGCACAAGAGCAACTTCGACATTGAGTACGTTCCCCGCAAATCGAATGGGACAGCAGCAGAGGCAAATGAAACAAGCGGGCCCAGACGAGTCAACATGAAAATGATTTAA
- the LOC139374243 gene encoding guanine nucleotide exchange factor C9orf72-like isoform X2 — translation MSSGPPQSPTVAKTEVTVEGECPIFAATFAYWDNILGPRVCHIWAPRCEQPLLLSDGEVTFLANHTLNGEILRSTECGAVDVKFFVLAEKGVIIISLIFDGELKGDKNTCALSIILPQTELAFYLPLHMVCVDRLKHIIRKGRIWMQKGYNIISVLSSEIVPIMELLSSMKTHSVPEDIDIKDTILNDDDIGDGYHEDFLHNSHLQTCGCSMVVGSNPDKVNKVVLTLCLFLTPAERKCSRFCKADSTFKYDTGLFVQGLLKDSMGSFVLPFRQVLYSPYPTTHIDVDINTVKQMPPCHEHTHIQRRYMRSELSALWKAASEEDIAPDTDTGIHTDESFTPDLNVFQDVMHKDTLVKSFIDEVFMLKPGLNLRSTYLAQFLLILHRKALTLLKYIEDETQKGKKPFRSLRSLKTDLDLMVEGDLNIIMALAEKQRAGLHSFVFGKQFYTSVQERDVLMSF, via the exons ATGTCTTCAGGCCCACCTCAGTCGCCCACAGTGGCTAAGACAGAGGTGACTGTTGAAGGAGAATGCCCTATCTTCGCTGCCACCTTTGCCTACTGGGACAACATTCTGGGCCCGCGGGTGTGTCACATCTGGGCTCCCAGGTGCGAGCAACCACTGTTGCTGAGCGATGGCGAAGTCACCTTCCTGGCCAATCACACGCTGAACGGGGAGATTCTGCGCAGCACAGAGTGCGGCGCCGTGGACGTCAAATTCTTCGTCCTAGCTGAGAAGGGTGTCATCATCATCTCGCTCATCTTCGACGGCGAGCTGAAGGGTGACAAGAACACCTGTGCCCTGTCCATCATCCTGCCGCAGACAGAGCTGGCCTTCTACCTGCCCTTGCACATGGTCTGTGTGGATCGGCTCAAACACATAATCCGCAAGGGACGCATCTGGATGCAAAAG GGCTACAACATAATTTCTGTGCTGTCATCAGAGATTGTCCCCATCATGGAGCTGCTGTCATCCATGAAGACACACAGTGTCCCAGAGGACATAGAC ATCAAGGACACCATCCTAAATGACGATGACATCGGAGACGGCTATCATGAAGATTTCCTGCACAA TTCTCATCTCCAAACTTGTGGCTGCTCCATGGTGGTCGGAAGCAACCCAGACAAAGTCAACAAG GTAGTGCTCACGCTGTGCCTCTTCCTCACCCCTGCTGAGAGGAAGTGCTCTCGGTTCTGTAAAGCTGACTCTACTTTCAAGTATGACACAGGACTGTTTGTACAAGGCCTCCTCAAG GACTCCATGGGCAGTTTTGTCTTGCCCTTCCGCCAGGTGCTGTACTCACCCTACCCGACCACGCACATCGACGTGGACATCAACACGGTGAAGCAGATGCCGCCCTGccatgagcacacacacattcagcgGCGCTACATGCGCTCAGAGCTCAGCGCGCTCTGGAAGGCGGCCAGCGAAGAGGACATCGCCCCCGACACTGACACCGGCATCCACACCGACGAGTCCTTCACCcccgacct AAATGTTTTTCAGGACGTTATGCATAAAGACACCCTGGTAAAGTCATTTATAGATGAG GTGTTCATGCTGAAGCCAGGTCTCAATCTGCGAAGTACTTACTTGGCCCAGTTCTTGCTGATCCTTCACAGGAAGGCACTCACACTACTCAAATACATTGAAGATGAGAC GCAAAAGGGAAAGAAGCCTTTCCGATCCTTGCGCAGCTTGAAGACCGACCTCGACCTGATGGTGGAAGGCGACCTGAATATCATCATGGCATTGGCTGAAAAGCAAAGGGCTGGACTGCACTCCTTTGTATTTGGGAAGCAATTCTACACCAGTGTACAGGAGCGAGATGTGCTCATGAGCTTTTGA
- the LOC139374243 gene encoding guanine nucleotide exchange factor C9orf72-like isoform X1 gives MSSGPPQSPTVAKTEVTVEGECPIFAATFAYWDNILGPRVCHIWAPRCEQPLLLSDGEVTFLANHTLNGEILRSTECGAVDVKFFVLAEKGVIIISLIFDGELKGDKNTCALSIILPQTELAFYLPLHMVCVDRLKHIIRKGRIWMQKGYNIISVLSSEIVPIMELLSSMKTHSVPEDIDIKDTILNDDDIGDGYHEDFLHKAVSSHLQTCGCSMVVGSNPDKVNKVVLTLCLFLTPAERKCSRFCKADSTFKYDTGLFVQGLLKDSMGSFVLPFRQVLYSPYPTTHIDVDINTVKQMPPCHEHTHIQRRYMRSELSALWKAASEEDIAPDTDTGIHTDESFTPDLNVFQDVMHKDTLVKSFIDEVFMLKPGLNLRSTYLAQFLLILHRKALTLLKYIEDETQKGKKPFRSLRSLKTDLDLMVEGDLNIIMALAEKQRAGLHSFVFGKQFYTSVQERDVLMSF, from the exons ATGTCTTCAGGCCCACCTCAGTCGCCCACAGTGGCTAAGACAGAGGTGACTGTTGAAGGAGAATGCCCTATCTTCGCTGCCACCTTTGCCTACTGGGACAACATTCTGGGCCCGCGGGTGTGTCACATCTGGGCTCCCAGGTGCGAGCAACCACTGTTGCTGAGCGATGGCGAAGTCACCTTCCTGGCCAATCACACGCTGAACGGGGAGATTCTGCGCAGCACAGAGTGCGGCGCCGTGGACGTCAAATTCTTCGTCCTAGCTGAGAAGGGTGTCATCATCATCTCGCTCATCTTCGACGGCGAGCTGAAGGGTGACAAGAACACCTGTGCCCTGTCCATCATCCTGCCGCAGACAGAGCTGGCCTTCTACCTGCCCTTGCACATGGTCTGTGTGGATCGGCTCAAACACATAATCCGCAAGGGACGCATCTGGATGCAAAAG GGCTACAACATAATTTCTGTGCTGTCATCAGAGATTGTCCCCATCATGGAGCTGCTGTCATCCATGAAGACACACAGTGTCCCAGAGGACATAGAC ATCAAGGACACCATCCTAAATGACGATGACATCGGAGACGGCTATCATGAAGATTTCCTGCACAA GGCAGTCAGTTCTCATCTCCAAACTTGTGGCTGCTCCATGGTGGTCGGAAGCAACCCAGACAAAGTCAACAAG GTAGTGCTCACGCTGTGCCTCTTCCTCACCCCTGCTGAGAGGAAGTGCTCTCGGTTCTGTAAAGCTGACTCTACTTTCAAGTATGACACAGGACTGTTTGTACAAGGCCTCCTCAAG GACTCCATGGGCAGTTTTGTCTTGCCCTTCCGCCAGGTGCTGTACTCACCCTACCCGACCACGCACATCGACGTGGACATCAACACGGTGAAGCAGATGCCGCCCTGccatgagcacacacacattcagcgGCGCTACATGCGCTCAGAGCTCAGCGCGCTCTGGAAGGCGGCCAGCGAAGAGGACATCGCCCCCGACACTGACACCGGCATCCACACCGACGAGTCCTTCACCcccgacct AAATGTTTTTCAGGACGTTATGCATAAAGACACCCTGGTAAAGTCATTTATAGATGAG GTGTTCATGCTGAAGCCAGGTCTCAATCTGCGAAGTACTTACTTGGCCCAGTTCTTGCTGATCCTTCACAGGAAGGCACTCACACTACTCAAATACATTGAAGATGAGAC GCAAAAGGGAAAGAAGCCTTTCCGATCCTTGCGCAGCTTGAAGACCGACCTCGACCTGATGGTGGAAGGCGACCTGAATATCATCATGGCATTGGCTGAAAAGCAAAGGGCTGGACTGCACTCCTTTGTATTTGGGAAGCAATTCTACACCAGTGTACAGGAGCGAGATGTGCTCATGAGCTTTTGA